The following proteins are co-located in the Vigna unguiculata cultivar IT97K-499-35 chromosome 9, ASM411807v1, whole genome shotgun sequence genome:
- the LOC114163753 gene encoding formin-like protein 20 isoform X5, whose translation MALFRRFFYRKPPDHLLEISDRLYVFDCCFSKNVLEEEEYKVYIGGVLGQLQDHYPDASFMVFNFREGDRRSRISDIMSQYEMTVMEYPRQYEGCPLLPLEMIHHFLRSSESWLSLEGQQNVLLMHCERGGWPVLAFMLAGLLLYRKQYNGEHKTLEMVYKQAPRELLHLLSPLNPQPSHLRYLQYISRRHLGSQWPPSETPLYLDCIILRVLPLLDGGKGCRPVVRVYGPDPSKPSNRSSKLLSSTSMGQNHVRHYMQAECMLVKIDIRCHVQGDVVLECIHLSDDFVGEEVMFRVMFHTAFVRSNILTLSRDEIDIQWDAKDHFPKDFKFEVLFLDADAVMPNLNTVDASEDASDTECASPEAEEFYEAEEIFSNVIDVLEGKGDYDFPMVHDSGVDDGSHTEIWKEYSDPHTFLDSMLDDGIHQQVDDTRYKLDKRVVLDTHAVKDIGVDYGVTFMTKEVTVNALDKLAVKQNKYGEENNKTEEELDSEAGLQVLDISRPKSDKLLISSQKKHLPSNSKPMQEPHGFQAHYAKPNVTTRSVPSSKGASQDSMHVSYPLSRNNSSPLRLSYVTSEKEEIIAKGKSTSSSHVSEAIAFTDTINDPKSCHGDNSKSSNIVPEIGSNSPLLSLLSVKETSLQLANQAPQQSYGQMLQLHPPPPPPPPPGFGQNTHWKSVGQNNGALPTSPHSPPIANGVIPPKVSLPPPPPPPPPPPPPPLQSTNEPSLPSPSISPTTFKAPPPAPRPPHYPPPPLSKSTPLPPPPLSTAPPPPPPPPSLSRGSPPPPPLPPSSGAPPPPSSSSLSRAPPPPPPPNRGPPPPTMPGGTAPPPPPGGRGQPPTGTRAPLAHSPHVPLGGATFPSAIGTDTRGKGRGLGRPTGSGAMGTRKSSLKPLHWSKVTRALQGSLWDELQRRGELQITQEFDVSEIEKLFSANVPKPADSDGKSGGRRKSVGSKADKIHLIDLRRANNTEIMLTKVKMPLPDMMAAVLAMDDSVLDVDQVENLIKFCPTKEEIELLKGYTGDKENLGKCEKYFLELMKVPRVESKLRVFSFKIQFGTQITEFKKSLQTVNSACEEVRNSFKLKEIMKKILYLGNTLNQGTARGSAVGFKLDSLLKLTDTRASNSKMTLMHFLCKVLAERFPGLLDFHLDLVSLEAATKIQLKSLAEEMQAIIRGLEKVKQELAASEKDGPVTEVFRKTSKEFIAVAGSEVASVTNLYSVVGRNADALALYFEKQRMRKESRQGKEDTL comes from the exons ATGGCTCTCTTCCGAAGGTTCTTTTACCGGAAACCACCCGATCACCTCCTCGAGATCTCCGACAGACTCTATG TTTTTGATTGTTGCTTCTCCAAGAATGTGTTGGAGGAAGAGGAGTACAAGGTTTATATTGGGGGGGTTTTGGGTCAGCTACAGGATCACTATCCGGATGCTTCTTTCATGGTGTTCAATTTCAGAGAAGGGGATAGGCGCAGTCGAATTTCAGACATAATGTCTCAGTATGAGATGACAGTTATGGAGTACCCTCGGCAATATGAGGGTTGTCCCCTTTTGCCTCTGGAGATGATTCACCACTTCCTTCGGTCAAGTGAGAGCTGGTTGTCTTTGGAGGGCCAACAAAACGTGCTTTTGATGCACTGTGAAAGGGGTGGTTGGCCTGTGCTTGCGTTTATGCTAGCTGGTCTTCTGTTGTACAGGAAACAGTACAATGGGGAACACAAAACTCTTGAAATGGTGTACAAGCAAGCACCTAGAGAACTTCTCCATCTCCTATCCCCTTTGAATCCACAACCCTCTCATTTGAGATATCTTCAGTACATTTCAAGGAGGCATTTGGGTTCTCAGTGGCCTCCTTCAGAAACACCCTTATATTTGGATTGCATTATTCTGAGGGTCCTTCCATTGCTTGACGGTGGAAAAGGATGCAGACCGGTTGTGCGTGTCTATGGTCCAGACCCTTCAAAACCTTCCAACCGAAGTTCTAAGCTTCTTTCCTCAACTTCAATGGGCCAAAATCATGTTCGTCACTACATGCAG GCAGAATGTATGCTCGTGAAAATTGACATCCGTTGTCATGTTCAAGGGGATGTGGTTCTTGAGTGCATACATTTAAGTGATGATTTTGTTGGTGAGGAGGTGATGTTCAGAGTCATGTTTCATACTGCGTTTGTACGGTCAAATATACTGACGCTGAGCCGCGATGAAATTGATATTCAGTGGGATGCAAAGGATCACTTCCCCAAGGACTTCAAATTTGAG GTGCTTTTTTTGGACGCTGATGCTGTTATGCCTAATCTAAACACAGTCGATGCGAGTGAAGATGCTAGTGACACAGAATGTGCTTCACCTGAGGCTGAGGAGTTCTATGAAGCAGAAGAGATCTTCAGCAATGTAATTGATGTACTGGAAGGTAAGGGAGATTATGATTTTCCAATGGTTCATGACAGTGGAGTGGATGATGGAAGTCATACAGAGATCTGGAAAGAGTATTCAGATCCTCATACTTTTCTGGATTCCATGTTAGATGATGGGATTCACCAACAGGTTGATGATACGAGGTACAAGCTTGACAAGAGGGTGGTTTTAGATACTCATGCTGTCAAAGATATTGGAGTGGATTATGGAGTAACTTTCATGACAAAGGAAGTCACTGTGAATGCTCTTGATAAGTTGGCAGTTAAGCAAAACAAATATGGCGAAGAGAACAACAAAACGGAAGAAGAGTTAGATTCAGAAGCAGGGCTGCAGGTGCTTGATATTTCCAGACCAAAATCTGATAAATTACTTATTTCTTCTCAAAAGAAACATCTTCCTTCAAACTCAAAGCCCATGCAAGAACCACATGGTTTTCAGGCACATTATGCAAAACCCAATGTAACAACTAGGTCGGTTCCTTCTAGTAAGGGTGCTTCTCAAGATTCCATGCATGTCTCATATCCACTATCAAGGAACAATAGTTCACCACTTAGATTGTCATATGTTACCTCTGAAAAGGAGGAAATTATTGCCAAAGGAAAATCTACTTCTAGTTCTCATGTCTCTGAAGCAATTGCTTTTACGGACACGATAAATGACCCGAAAAGCTGTCATGGTGATAACTCAAAATCTTCAAACATTGTACCTGAAATAGGCTCAAACTCTCCACTATTATCATTACTGTCAGTCAAAGAGACATCTCTTCAGTTAGCTAATCAAGCACCACAACAGAGCTATGGTCAAATGTTACAACTTCATCCACCTCCACCTCCTCCTCCACCTCCAGGTTTTGGGCAAAATACCCATTGGAAATCTGTTGGACAAAACAATGGAGCTTTACCTACTTCTCCTCATTCTCCTCCCATTGCAAATGGTGTAATTCCACCAAAAGTttcactaccaccaccaccacctcctccccctcctcctcctcccccTCCTTTGCAGTCTACAAATGAACCCTCCCTCCCTTCTCCCTCAATATCTCCAACAACGTTTAAAGCTCCACCTCCTGCACCCCGACCACCACATTATCCTCCACCTCCTTTAAGCAAATCTACACcacttcctcctcctcctttaAGTACTGCTCCACCACCGCCACCTCCTCCTCCTTCTTTATCCAGAGGTTCACCTCCCCCACCACCTCTTCCTCCATCAAGTGGAGCACCACCTCCaccatcatcttcttcactGTCCAGAGCTCCacctcctccacctccaccAAATCGtggaccaccaccaccaacaatGCCTGGAGGCACAgctcctccaccacctccaGGTGGTCGAGGACAACCTCCTACTGGAACACGAGCTCCTCTTGCTCATTCTCCTCATGTACCTCTTGGTGGTGCTACTTTTCCTTCAGCAATTGGAACTGATACAAGAGGGAAAGGTCGTGGACTTGGACGTCCTACAGGGTCTGGTGCCATGGGAACTCGGAAATCCTCCTTAAAGCCTCTGCATTGGAGTAAGGTAACAAGAGCATTGCAAGGAAGTTTATGGGATGAACTACAAAGACGTGGAGAGCTTCAAAT AACACAAGAGTTTGACGTTTCAGAGATAGAGAAGCTTTTTTCTGCAAATGTTCCGAAACCTGCTGATTCAGATGGTAAATCTGGTGGGCGGCGCAAATCTGTTGGATCCAAAGCTGACAAAATCCACTTG ATTGACCTAAGGAGGGCCAATAATACTGAAATTATGCTCACAAAGGTTAAGATGCCTCTTCCTGATATGATG GCTGCAGTACTGGCTATGGATGATTCAGTGTTAGATGTTGATCAGGTGGAAAATCTCATTAAATTTTGTCCAACCAAAGAGGAGATAGAGCTTTTAAAG GGATACACCGGTGATAAGGAGAATTTGGGGAAGTGtgaaaag TATTTTTTAGAGCTGATGAAAGTGCCAAGAGTGGAGTCAAAACTTAGAGTATTCTCTTTCAAAATTCAGTTTGGGACTCAG ATTACAGAGTTTAAGAAGAGTTTACAAACAGTCAACTCTGCTTGTGAAGAGGTCCGAAATTCATTCAAACTAAAGGAGATCATGAAGAAAATTCTTTATTTGGGTAATACATTGAATCAAGGAACAGCAAGGG GATCTGCTGTTGGATTCAAGTTAGATAGTCTCTTAAAACTAACCGACACTCGTGCTTCAAATAGTAAAATGACACTAATGCATTTTCTTTGCAAG GTCCTAGCTGAAAGGTTTCCTGGACTCCTTGATTTTCACCTTGACCTTGTTAGCTTGGAAGCAGCCACTAAG ATACAATTGAAGTCATTAGCAGAAGAAATGCAAGCAATCATCAGGGGATTAGAAAAGGTTAAACAGGAGCTTGCTGCATCTGAAAAGGATGGCCCAGTGACTGAAGTTTTTCGTAAG acATCGAAGGAATTCATTGCTGTTGCAGGGTCCGAGGTGGCATCTGTAACAAACCTGTATTCTGTGGTG GGAAGAAATGCAGATGCACTTGCCCTATATTTTG AAAAGCAGAGGATGAGAAAGGAGAGTAGACAAGGAAAGGAGGACACACTGTAG